The nucleotide sequence CTCATCAATAAATTTATTACTTGCTCTGACGAGATCGAGAATCGCTTCACAAGCGCGATCGAAGGCTAGGACTTCGTAGTATTGTTTCACTTCCTGTCCTAAAGAGGTAGCGATCGCCTTTAGAGGATGCTCGGCAGCTAGTTCTCCTACACTCGGTACTTTGCCAGCGCAGTACTTACGCACCATGCTCAGGGTGCGATTTAACAAGTTACCTAAGTTATCTGCTAAATCTGCGTTGACCGTATTGATGAATCGAGTTTCGCTAAAGTCTCCATCTTTACCAAACTCAATCGTTTTGAGGAAGTAATAGCGTACGGCATCGGAACCATATTGCTTCACCAAAGCCACGGGATCGATTGTATTTCCCATCGTTTTTCCCATTTTCTGCCCGTCTTTGGTTAAAAAGCCGTGTCCGAAAACTCGTCCTGGTAATGGGAAACCAGCAGACATCAACATCGCAGGCCAATAAACAGCATGGAAGCGGAGAATATCTTTACCAATAATATGTATGTTAATGGGCCACCACTGAGCTAAAGCATTTTCCAAAGTTGCTTCGCTATCAGGATCGAGCAGTGCCGTCACGTATCCCAACAATGCATCAAACCAGACATAGAGCGTCTGTTCTGGCGCGACGGGAACGGGAAAACCCCAATCTACATTCACCCGCGAAATCGAAAAATCCTGTAAGCCTTGACTGACAAAGTTCAGCACTTCGTTGCGACGGCTGACTGGCTGAATAAAATCGGGATATTTTTGATAATGTGCTTCTAGTTGTTCTTGGTAGCGCGACAAGCGAAAAAAGTAATTTTGTTCGTCCCGCCACTCTACCTGTTTATTTGGGTGCAGCGGGCAGTAATTTCCCTCTAATAATTCTCGTTCCTCTTTAAATTCTTCGCAGGAAACGCAATACCATCCTTGCTGGCGATCGCTATAGATATCTCCTGCATCCCAAACTCGTCCAAAAAATTCTTTGACTATGGCTTCATGTTGAGTTGCAGTCGTCCGACTAAAGCGGTCGTATTGTATATTCAACAACTCCCATA is from Scytonema millei VB511283 and encodes:
- the metG gene encoding methionine--tRNA ligase, whose translation is MNFADRSKDTFAVTTPLYYVNDLPHIGSAYPTMAADALARFERLLGKSVLMITGTDEHGQKIQRAAESHGRSPQEYCDRISSSFVSLWELLNIQYDRFSRTTATQHEAIVKEFFGRVWDAGDIYSDRQQGWYCVSCEEFKEERELLEGNYCPLHPNKQVEWRDEQNYFFRLSRYQEQLEAHYQKYPDFIQPVSRRNEVLNFVSQGLQDFSISRVNVDWGFPVPVAPEQTLYVWFDALLGYVTALLDPDSEATLENALAQWWPINIHIIGKDILRFHAVYWPAMLMSAGFPLPGRVFGHGFLTKDGQKMGKTMGNTIDPVALVKQYGSDAVRYYFLKTIEFGKDGDFSETRFINTVNADLADNLGNLLNRTLSMVRKYCAGKVPSVGELAAEHPLKAIATSLGQEVKQYYEVLAFDRACEAILDLVRASNKFIDEQAPWSLYKQKRQTEVEEVLYAVLESVRLAAYLLAPIIPHTCTEIYKQLGFAVDFNHKTQTFIATPFSSHSNWGILSDKQQLGEPRPVFQRIELAQKV